In Bradyrhizobium guangxiense, one DNA window encodes the following:
- a CDS encoding IS91 family transposase has protein sequence MRPVLEVADILRRHGGAFRAAQGPRLSSDQRRVMAAIEACRTATLGGHVERCDDCGLVRVAYNSCRDRHCPKCQALARAQWLAERQADLLPVPYFHVVFTVPAPVAAIALQNKTAVYDILLKAAAETIRLISADPKHLGAETGMIAILHTWGQTLTHHPHAHCLVPGGGIAPDGSWVHCRPGFFLPVRVLSRLYRRLFLERLQAAFNGTKLQFFGHLAHLVEPAAFARHLTALRKVEWVVYAKRPFGGPEQVLAYLGRYTHRVAIANGRLLTCDQGHVRFRWKDYRAGNRSKVMTLDTEEFLRRFLLHVLPKGFRRIRHFGFLANACRVAKLARIRAALKAPEPPPPAEAVDYRERCAILIGHRLDLCPICGGRMVEIGPVPRAQTPRRAAPRCDTS, from the coding sequence ATGCGCCCCGTGCTCGAGGTGGCGGACATCCTCCGCCGCCACGGCGGCGCCTTCCGTGCCGCGCAGGGTCCTCGGCTGTCCTCCGATCAGCGCCGTGTGATGGCGGCCATCGAGGCGTGTCGCACAGCGACGCTCGGCGGCCACGTCGAGCGGTGCGACGACTGCGGCCTGGTCCGCGTCGCCTATAACAGCTGTCGCGATCGGCACTGTCCAAAGTGCCAAGCGCTCGCGCGCGCCCAATGGCTCGCCGAGCGCCAGGCCGACCTGCTGCCGGTCCCCTATTTCCATGTCGTCTTCACCGTGCCGGCGCCGGTGGCCGCCATCGCGCTGCAGAACAAGACGGCGGTCTACGACATCCTGCTCAAGGCAGCAGCCGAGACGATCCGTCTCATCAGCGCCGACCCGAAGCATCTCGGTGCCGAGACCGGGATGATCGCCATTCTCCATACCTGGGGCCAGACCCTGACGCATCATCCGCATGCCCATTGCCTCGTGCCAGGCGGCGGGATCGCCCCTGATGGAAGCTGGGTTCATTGTCGCCCCGGCTTCTTCCTTCCCGTTCGCGTCCTGTCACGATTGTATCGTCGGCTGTTCCTGGAGCGCCTGCAGGCGGCGTTCAATGGCACCAAGCTCCAGTTCTTCGGCCATCTCGCGCACCTCGTCGAGCCAGCGGCATTCGCCCGCCATCTAACCGCCCTCCGCAAGGTCGAGTGGGTCGTCTACGCCAAGCGTCCCTTCGGCGGACCAGAACAGGTTCTGGCCTATCTCGGGCGCTACACCCATCGCGTTGCAATCGCCAACGGCCGGCTCCTTACCTGTGACCAGGGCCACGTCCGCTTCCGGTGGAAGGATTATCGCGCTGGCAACAGATCCAAAGTGATGACGCTCGACACTGAGGAGTTCCTTCGTCGCTTTCTGCTCCACGTATTGCCGAAGGGGTTTCGCCGCATCCGTCATTTTGGCTTCCTGGCGAACGCCTGCCGCGTCGCCAAACTCGCGCGCATCCGAGCGGCGCTAAAGGCGCCAGAGCCGCCTCCGCCTGCCGAAGCTGTCGACTATCGTGAGCGCTGCGCCATCCTCATTGGTCACCGCCTCGACTTGTGCCCCATCTGCGGAGGCCGCATGGTCGAGATTGGGCCTGTGCCGCGTGCGCAAACGCCGCGACGCGCAGCACCTCGCTGCGATACATCATGA
- a CDS encoding recombinase family protein, translating to MLISSTVADERLTTAHRAKLAYVYVRQSSVNQVRQHQESTELQYRLVDRAIGLGWPPERVQVIDEDLGKSGAGAVDRHGFQKLIAEIGLGNAGLVVSLDASRLARRLADRHNQRASRTTARSYLPQLH from the coding sequence GTGCTGATCAGCTCGACCGTCGCTGACGAGCGGCTCACGACCGCACACCGAGCCAAGTTGGCCTACGTCTACGTGCGGCAGTCATCCGTGAACCAGGTGCGCCAGCACCAGGAGAGCACCGAGCTGCAGTACCGCCTCGTCGATCGGGCCATCGGTCTGGGCTGGCCGCCGGAGCGCGTCCAGGTCATTGACGAGGATCTGGGCAAGTCCGGAGCTGGCGCTGTGGATCGTCATGGTTTCCAGAAGCTCATTGCCGAGATCGGCCTTGGCAACGCCGGCCTTGTGGTGAGCCTCGACGCTTCTCGCTTGGCCCGTCGTCTGGCAGACCGCCACAACCAGCGAGCATCACGTACAACGGCGCGTTCATACCTACCGCAACTACATTGA
- a CDS encoding 3-hydroxyacyl-CoA dehydrogenase NAD-binding domain-containing protein: MNGTIAVLGCGLIGQSWSALFTAYGYDVVGWDPAPKSQSLLQEAISRCQKQVFRPSELESGLGSFRLVETPEQAVSDAFWVQENAPEVLELKGELYGRVEAAAHPDTVLASSTSSLTWSQLATSLKRTSRFITAHPFNPPHIMPLVEIYGADADLRTTAVSFFRGLGREPVLLARDVVGHIANRLASALWREAVNLVAENIADVAAVDAALVHGPGLRWSVVGAHMAYHLGGGPGGIEHYLRHLGPSQERRWATLGQPQLTPDVCTRLVAGVHAEADGRSISELEGERDRALLRLLAARSSI, translated from the coding sequence ATGAATGGCACAATCGCGGTTCTCGGCTGCGGGCTTATAGGCCAAAGCTGGTCGGCGCTATTCACTGCCTATGGTTATGACGTCGTCGGCTGGGATCCAGCGCCAAAATCGCAGTCCCTGTTGCAAGAAGCGATTTCTCGATGTCAGAAGCAGGTTTTTCGTCCCTCGGAACTTGAATCAGGCCTTGGTTCCTTTCGCCTTGTCGAGACACCGGAACAGGCGGTTTCCGACGCCTTTTGGGTTCAGGAAAACGCACCCGAAGTGCTCGAGTTAAAAGGAGAGCTCTACGGCCGCGTTGAGGCGGCAGCCCATCCCGATACGGTACTCGCAAGCAGTACATCCTCTCTAACTTGGTCACAGCTTGCCACCAGCCTAAAACGAACCTCGCGATTCATTACTGCTCATCCCTTCAATCCTCCACACATCATGCCGCTAGTGGAGATTTATGGGGCCGATGCTGATCTTCGGACGACGGCTGTGTCGTTCTTTCGCGGGCTCGGCCGCGAGCCAGTTCTTTTAGCCCGCGACGTAGTAGGGCACATCGCCAACCGGCTTGCTTCAGCACTCTGGCGTGAAGCGGTCAACTTAGTCGCCGAGAATATTGCTGATGTCGCCGCTGTCGACGCGGCGCTCGTGCATGGACCTGGGCTGCGCTGGTCAGTGGTCGGTGCACATATGGCCTACCACCTTGGTGGGGGTCCTGGGGGAATTGAGCATTACCTGCGACATCTCGGGCCTAGCCAGGAACGCCGATGGGCCACGCTAGGTCAGCCACAGCTTACTCCCGATGTCTGTACCCGTCTGGTCGCTGGCGTCCATGCAGAGGCGGATGGCAGATCGATTTCCGAATTAGAAGGTGAACGTGATCGCGCACTCTTGAGACTCCTTGCCGCGCGGAGTTCAATTTAA